The following nucleotide sequence is from Candidatus Polarisedimenticolia bacterium.
CACCGACTGCAGGCCCTGGAGGACAGCGAGGTCTTCGAGGTGAGCACCCCGGAGCTGGACGACGTCGTGCGGCTGGAAGATCGTTACGGACGCCTGGCGGGGCGGAAACAGGATTGACAGGCGGCGAGCGCTTTGCCTATCATCCGACGGCGCCGTTCCCGCCTTGGAGCCGCATGACGAAAGCCGATCTGGCCCACGCCATCTACCAACGACACGGGGCGCTGTCTCGGCGGGAAGCGACGGCTCTGGTCGAGACGGTGCTGGAGCGGATTCGCCAGGGGCTCTCGACGGGCCGGGCGGTGAAGATCTCGGGCTTCGGTTCCTTCACCGTCGTCCACCGGAAGCCCCGTCCCGGAAGGAATCCGCGCACGGGGGAGAGCGTGATCATCCCCGGAAGGGTCCGTCCCGTGTTCCGCCCCTCGCGGCAGGTGCTGCTCCAGCTCAACCGCGACGGCCGGCCGGGGCGAGTTCGAGGAGTGATCGATGGCCACTGAGGTTCCGAAGAAGCTCTTCTACAAGATCGGCGAGGTCTGCTCGCTGACCGATACGCAGCCCTACGTCCTGAGGTTTTGGGAGTCGGAGTTTCCGCAGCTTGCGCCGAAGAAGACCCGGACGGGCCAGCGCGTCTACCGTCCCCGGGACATCGAGATGGTCCTGGAGATCAAGAAGCTGCTCTATGACGAGGGGTTCACGATTGCCGGCGCGCGCAAAAAGCTGGGGATGGGCGACGGCGCGGCTCCTCTCCCCGAGCCCACCGAGGAGCCGGCCCCGGACACCATGGCGCTGCTGGAGCTGCAGGAGGACTTCCGCTCCTCCCTCGGCGAGATCCTCTCGATCATGGACGACACCGATCGGCGCCTGAAGAAGAAGAGCTGATCGTCCCGCGCGCCCGGCCGCCTTGACACTCTTCCGACCGCGCCGCTAGAATGCCGCATCCCAAGAGGCTCGGGGCGTAGCGCAGCCTGGTAGCGCACTTGCTTGGGGTGCAAGTGGTCGCTGGTTCAAATCCAGTCGCCCCGACCAATCATTGTGCCAGCCGCTCGAGATCGTGCTGGGTTCGTTTCGTCCTCCCTCGCTTGCGCGGCCTCCCGCCCGTCCGATGTCGGTGATCACCCGCAGCGGCTCCTTGCCCAATCCTTGATTGCCCTGCAGGACCTCCTGCCGGTCGACCATGGCTTGCACCTTGGCCACCAGCTTCTCCTGCCCCTCGAGGAGCCGCAAGCTGAGCCGGATGACCTCTTCGTCCCCGAACTCCATCCCGAGCAGCTCCGATTTCAGCAATTCCATTTCCTGCTTGATGTTGGACATCAGCCTCAGGGAGCGCTTCGCCCGCTTCATCTCGATCTTCGTCCAGGTCTTGCCGCTCATCCCTCAGCTCCTTCCACCCCTCCTGGGTTTTCCAGATCGGCACGGGCCGCGCCTGGGGCCGGATAGCGCCAGATTCGTGGATCGCCTCCGGTCTGATGTATGCATCCCAAGGACTCCGAAAGTCGCGGGATCGAAAAGGGGTTCCCGCCCGTCACCGGGAGCGGTAACGCCCCCCGACGCTCCACCCTCCCTTCTCCTCATCCTCTTCTTCGCCGCCTCCGTCGTCCTCGTCGTCGTCTTCCTCTTCGTCCTCCTCGTCGTCCTCTTCCTCTTCCTCTTCGTCGTCGATATCTTCTTCCTCGTCAACATCGTCTACATTCGCCAGGCGCAGCTGCTGTGCCAACGTGTTCATCTCTGGGTCACCCTCCGGTGATTGCCTGCGAACTCCTCGCAAGCGACGCGATTATACCTCGGCGTTCCGGGGCCGGCGACGATGGGGCCTATGCTATACTCCCGCTTCAACGATGGCTCCTCATCCGCCCTTCATCCTGGTCACCAACGACGATGGCATCGGCGCCGAAGGGCTGCAGGCGCTGTCCCGCGAGCTCGCCTCGGTCGGCCGGGTCGCCGTCATCGCGCCGGATCGGGAGCAGAGCGCCTCCAGCCACGCCTTGACGCTGCACCGCCCCCTGCGCGTGAAGCACCACGCGCCGGACGTCTACAGCGTCGACGGGACGCCCACCGACTGCGTCAACCTGGGAATCCTGAACCTCCTCCCCGAGCGCCCCGCTCTGGTGGTCTCGGGAATCAACCGGGGGATGAACCTCGGCGACGACATCACCTATTCGGGGACGGTCGCGGCGGCGTTCGAGGGGACGCTCTTGGGCATTCCTTCCTTCGCCGTGTCGCAGCAGACTTCCAGGGAGAAACCGGTCGATTTCGCCGCCGCGGCCCGCTTCGCCGCGACGCTGGCGCGCCGCGTGCTGGATCACCCCATTCCGCCGGGGACGCTCTTGAATGTGAACGTGCCGGCGGCCCCGCCTCGGGGGGTGCGCCCGACGCGACAGGGGAAGCGGACCTACCATCAGGGGGTGGTGGAGCGGACCGATCCGGCGGGACGCCGCTACTACTGGCTGGGCGGCATCCCGCCCCAATGGGACGACGACCCCCACAGCGATTTCGCCGCCATCAAGGACGGTTACATCTCGCTTACCGCCCTGCATCTCGATCTCACGCACTACCCGCTGCTGAAAGAGCTGGAAGGTTGGCACCTGGAGGCGTTCTCGGAGAGGTGACTTCGTGGACTTCAGGCTCAGGCGCCAGAAGATGGTGGCCCGCCTCGAAAAGGCGGGGATCGTAGACCCGCGGATCCTCCAGGCCTTCCTCGACGTGCCGCGGCACCTCTTCGTCGAGGAGGCGCTCCAGGAGAAGGCCTACGGCACCCACGCCCTGCCGATCGGGCACCAGCAGACGATCTCGCAGCCCGAGATCGCCGCCCGGATGACGGAGATGCTGCAGATCCGCTCGGAAGACCGGGTCCTCGAAGTGGGGACCGGCTCGGGCTACCAGGCGGCGATCCTGGCGCGCCTGGCTTCGGAGGTCCTCACGGTGGAGCGCATCCCGGCGCTCGCCCGGCGCGCCGAGGCTCTGCTGATGGCGTTGAAGCTGGGAAACGTGCGCGTCAAAGTGTGCGACGGCTCGCTTGGCCTCGGCGAGGGGCAGTCCTTCGACGTTATCCTGGTGGCCGCGGCCGCCCCGGAGATCCCGCGCCCGCTGCTGGAGCACCTGGCCCCGGGAGGGCGCATGGTGATTCCGGTGGGCTCCGGGTCAAAGCAGAATCTCTTCCGGGTCGTGCGCCAGGGGGACGAGTTCCTGGCCGAGGACCGCGGCCCCTGCACCTTCGTCAAGCTGGTCGGCCGCTCGCGCTGGGCGAACCTTCCCGATCACCCTTCCTGAGGTCGGCATGGAGAGCGATTTTCTGGCGCAGGAGATGCAGCGTTTCGACCCCGAGGCGTCGCTGGAAGCCGCGCGCACGCCTCCCGCCTCCTGGTACACCGATCCCCGCTTCCTGGAGCTCGAGCGGACCACGGTGTTCCGACGCTCCTGGCAGGCGGTCGGACGCATCGACCAGCTGCCGCGCGCCGGCAGCTACTTCACCGGCGAGCTGCTCGGAGAGCCGTTCGTGGTGGTCCGCGGCTCCGACGGGGCGCTTCGGGCGTTCCTCAACGTCTGCCGCCACCATGCCGCCCAGGTGTGCCCGGGGGAGGAAGGCTGCCTGACGGAGCTGACCTGCCCATATCACGGCTGGACGTACGGGCTGGACGGGCGGCTCCTGCGCGCCCCGAAGCTGGGACGGAGCGAAGTCTTCGATCGGGACGGCTTCGGGCTCGTGCCGATCGCCGTGGAGAGCTGGGGGCCGCTGGTCTTCGTGCACCTCGGGCAGAAGCCCGCCTCCCTGCGCCAGGAGCTCGCCGAGCTGGAGCGGCGCCTCGAAGCCTCGGCCTTTCGGGAGCTGCGCTTCGCGCAGCGCAAGTCGTACGACTTGCAGTGCAACTGGAAGGTCTACGTCGACAACTACCTCGACGGCGGCTATCACGTGGCGCACCTCCACCGGGGCCTCGCCGGGCAGCTCGACCTCAAGAGCTACCGGACGGAGATCTTCCCGCGCCTGTCGATCCAGTCCTGCGCGGCGCCGGCGGAGGCGGCGGCGGGGCCCGAGGGCGACTTCCCCGAGAGGATCGGCCAAGGGGCGCTGTACGCCTGGATCCATCCCAACTTCATGATCAACCGCTACGGCTCCATCATGGACACCAACTACGTCCTGCCGCTCTCCCACGACCGCTGTCGCGTCGTCTTCGATTTCTTCTTCGACGAGACGGAAGGCGCGGAAGCGCAGGACTTCATCGCCAAGAGCGTCGCCGCCAGCCACGTCGTCCAGGAAGAGGACGTGGGGATCAGCGAGTCGGTCCAGCGAGGGCTCGGCTCGTCGGCTTACGATCGCGGCATCTACGCCCCCGCGTTCGAGGCCCCGATGCTCCACTTCCACCGGCTTCTCGCGCGCGACCTCCGCGGCGCCGGCCGCCCCTCCTGAGACGGCGATGACGCCTCGCGGGCGCCGGGCGCGGCTGATCGCGGCCCTCGGCTGCCTGGTTGCCGTCGCCGCGCTGCCGCCGGCCGCCGTCGCGGCCGAACTCTCCGTCGATCTCGCCTCGGCCCGCCGATTGTTCCAGAAGAACCTCGACGCGATCCGGCACCGGGATCGGAGCGCCTATCTCGCCTGCTATCTCAACGGCAAGACGCTGGCCCGGACGGGGCCCGACGGGATCCAGCTCGGGTTCGCAGAGCTGGCGCGCGAGGCGGGGAAAGGATGGCCCGATCGTTTCGAGGGACTCGATCTGCAGCTCGTGCCGATCCGCCCGGGCCTGGTCTACGGCACCTACCGCTACCGGGTCCGTTACGGCGCGCGCGAGGAGTCGGGCCTCTCGGAGCGCCTGTTCGTGGAAACGGAGAAGGGATGGAAGATCGCCGTGACGACGGCGTTCCCCGCGGCCGCCGGCACGCCGCCCCCGCCGCGGGCCCTCGTCGGCGCGACCTTGGTCGATGGCACGGGCGGGAGCCCGGTGGCCGATGCGACCGTGATCCTGCGCGGCGGCAAGATCGATTGCGCCGGGAGCAGGGCCCGATGCCTCGTTCCGGACGGCCTCGAGACGCTCGACGTTTCGGGCAAGTGGATCACGCCCGGCCTGATCGACGCTCACGTCCACTTCGCCCAGACCGGCTGGGTCGACGGGCGCCCCGACGCGATCGACGTCCGCAAGGATTATCCGTACGAGGAGGTCGAGGCCGGGCTAGAGGCCCATCCGGAGCGCTTCTTCCGGGCGTTCCTGTGCTCGGGCGTCACCGCGGTCTTCGACGTCGGCGGCTATCCCTGGAGCTGGGATCTGCGCGGCCGGGCCGCGGCCGATCCACTGGCGCCACGCGTCGCGGCTGCCGGGCCGCTGCTCTCCACCTGGGACTTCTGGCTGAACCTCCCGGGAGAGCGGCAGTTCCTCTACCTGGGCGGGGAGGAAGACGCGCGGCAAGACGTCCGCTACCTCAAAGCGCGCGACACCGACGCCGTCAAGGTCTGGTTCATTCCGGTCGAGAGCCGGAAGTTCGAGGAGATGGAGAAGGTGGTGCAGGCCGCCGGGGAGGAGGCGCGCCGGCTGCGGGTTCCTCTCATCGTCCACGCCACGGGGCTGCGCGAGGCGAAAGCGGCGCTGCGCGCCGGGGCCAGCCTTCTCGTCCACAGCGTCGGCGACCTCCCGGTCGACGAGGAATTCCTGGCGCTGGCCCGCAAGAATAAGGTGGTCTACTGCCCGACGCTGGTGGTGGTCGACGGTTACCGGCGGCTGCAGGAGGCGGCCGCGGCGCACCGGCGGCCCGACGTCGACGATCCGAACGGCTGCGTCGATCCCGGGATCGTGGCGCGTCTCGCCAAGACGGCCGATCTGAAAGCCCCGGCACCCGATCCGGCCGTCGCGGAACGCCGGCGGGCCCGGTTCCAGACCTTCGCCGAGCAGGCGCCGCGCAACCTCCTCAAGGTGCACGACGCGGGGATCGCCATCGCCATGGGGACCGACGCCGGCAACCCCCTGACGCTCCACGGCCCTTCGGTATACGCCGAGATGGAAGCGATGCAGGCGGCCGGCCTGGCGCCGATGGACGTGATCGTCGCCTCCACCCGAGGCGGGGCGCGGGCGATGGGACGGTCGGCGGAGATCGGAACGCTCGAGAAGGGAAAGAGCGCCGACCTGCTCGTCCTGGACGCCGACCCGACGCAGGATGTTATGGCCTTTCGGCGGCTGCGCTACGTGGTCCGGGGCGGCGTCGTCCGGACTCCCGAGGAATTGAGGCCCGCCAAGCCCGCCCGCTGAGCTCTCCCCCGAGCTCGTCTCCGATTCCAAGAGAGCGGCGTCGAGTTAGACCGCTTCTCCGAACCTTCGTCGGCCCAATGTCGGGACACAAATCAATTTGACATCGAGATCGGCGAGACGCCCGGATGGCAAGGCGCCCGAACGCATACCCAGGACCCTACGCCGGCGAGGCGCAGGCAGCAGTGTCGCGTCTCCCAAAGGACGTTGGCATCGAGGCCGTCGAGGCGCCCGGATGGCAAGACGCGCCGAAGCGCCGCGTACTCAGGGCGGTCCGCAAGCGAGGCGCAATGCGGCGAGCCGGGATGGATCGACGGCCTCAGCGGTGGCTTGCGAGGATGGCCGCGGCGGCGAGCGAGCCCGGACCGCCGGTGATCCCGCCGCCGGGATGGGTGCCGCTGCCGCACAGGATGAGGCCCGGCAACGGGGTCAGGTGACGCGAGCAGGAGGCGGCGGGCCGCAGGGAGAACATCTGGTCGAGGCCATGCTCGCCGTGGTGGATGTGTCCCTCCGTCAGGCCGTAGCGGGACTCGAGATCGGCCGGGGAGAGGACTTCGCCACTGAGGATGCGCTCCGGAAGCGTCGGGGCGTAGACCGCCAGGGTTTGCACGACGTGGTCGGCGAGCGCTTTCTTCCGATCTTCGGTCCATCCCCCTCGAACGTGGTACGGCACGAAGTGCGCCAAGATCGAGACGACGTGGTTCCCGGAGGGGGCGAGCGACGGCTCGGAGAGCGACGGGACGCGGACGTCGAGGATGGGCCGCGCCGGATATTCCCCGTACTTCACCGGATCGAAGGCGCGCTCCAGATCGTCCAGCTCCTCCCCGGTCCGGATCGCCTCGAACACTCCGCCCGGCCGGCCGGCGAAATCGAGAGGACCGCTCAGGGCGAGGTTCACCTTGGCGGTCGTTCCGCGGCAGCGCCAGTGGCGGATCGCTTCCTCGATCTCCGCCGGAAGGTCGCGCGGCGCGATCATCTCGAAGAAGGTCCTCTTGGGATCGCACGAGGAGAGGACGCCCAGCGCGTCGATCCGCTCTCCGCCCTCCAGCTCGACGCCGCGGACTTTTCCCCCTTCCACCAGAATCCGGCGGACCGGGGAGGAGGTCCGGATCTCCGCCCCGTGGGCGCGGCACGACTCCTCCAGAGCGCGGGTCAGGACCGCCGCCCCGCCGCGGATCTCGCGTCCCGTGAGCGCTTCGTGCAGGAGCAGATTGGCGGCGCTGCCGGCCGACCAGGGACCCAGCCAGGTGCCGGCGACCGACTCTCCGGCGAGGCCCGCCCTCAGGAGCTTGGTCTCGAACCACTCGCCCACGTAGTCGCCCACGCACATCGGCAGGACGCGCAGGACGTCGAGCATCTCGTCTTCCGAGAGGCGGCGCAGCGCCAGCCCGCGGCGCGCCAGGTCCCAGAGATCTCCCAGCCCCTGCGCTCCGAGCTTGGGAGCGGGCTCGTCCTGCAGGCGGGCCAGGAAGTTCCGGATGCGCCCGAGGAAACCGCGCCAGGCCCGGTACCGGTCGGCGTCCCGCCGCGAGAACGCCGCGATCTCCGGCTCGGCCCGCGCCGGATCGCGGTAGAGGAGCAGGCCCCGCCCGGCGGCCTGCGGAAAGTAGACCGGCACCTCGTCGTCGCGCCAGACGAGGCCGTGGCGCTCGAGCTGCAGCAGCTCGGCCACCTGGGGACGGAAGGAGGCGGTGTCGTGGAGCAGGCCGGGGGTGCGGAAGCCGGGCCGGAATTCCTCCAGGGCGCCGAGGCCGCCGAGGACGTCGCGGCGCTCGACGACCAGGAGCTTGCGCCCGTTCTTGGCGAGCAGCGCCGCCGCCACCAGTCCGTTGTGGCCCCCGCCGATGACGATGAAGTCGTAGCCCATGGCTTGGCTTTCCTTCAGACGGACCGCGAGCTGAGGATGTCGCGCGCCGCGTTGGCGCCCGGCGCCCCCATGATCCCGCCGCCCGGATGCACCGCGGAGCCGCACATCCAGAGCTTCGGCACCGGCGTCCGGTAACGCGCCCATTTCGGTGCGGGGCGCAGGAAGAAGAGCTGCTCGAGACTCAGCTCTCCCTGGAAGATGTTCCCTTCGCTCAGCCCGGTCTGCTGCTCGATGTCCCAGGGAGTCAGGACCTGCCGGTGAAGGATCGCCTCCTTCAGGCCCGGGCAGTATTCGGCGAGCGTGTCGATGACCGTGTCGCCCCAGGCCTCGCGCTTGCCGGGCCAGGCGGCGGCCCCCTCCTTGAGGTGATACGGGGCGTACTGGACGAAGATCGACATGACGTGCTTGCCGGGAGGGGCGACCGAGGGATCGACGAGCGACGGGATCACTACGTTGAGGTAGGGGCGCTTCGAGTACTCGCCATATTTCGCCTCGTCGTAGGCGCGCTCCAGGTACTCGATGCTGGGCGAGATGGCGATGTCGCCCCGCAGGTGCGGCCCGATCCCGGGGCGCGACACGAACTCGGGAAGGCGATCGAGCGCCAGATTCACTTTCCCGGAGCTGCCGCGCAGCTTGTAGCGGCGAATCGACTCCACGAACTGCGGGTCGAGCCCCTCGGCGCCCACCAGCTTCAGGAAGGTGCGGCGCGGATCCATGCTGGAGATGACGATCTTCGAGCGGATCTCCTCGCCCCCCTCGAGGACGACGCCGGCGGCAGAGCCGCCGTTCATGAGGACCCGCTCCACCGGCGCCTCCGTCCGGATCTCGGCGCCGAGGTGCCGCGCGGCGTCGCCGATGGCGGCGCTCAGCGCGCCGGTGCCCCCCTTGCAGAACCCCCACGATCGGAAGGCGCCGTCGATCTCCCCCATGTAATGATGCAGCAGGACGTAGGCCGTCCCCGGGGAGCGGACCCCCAGGAACGTGCCGATGATGCCGCTCACCGACATGGTCGCCTTCAGGACGTCGGATTCGAACCATTGATCCAGGAAGTCGACGGCGCTCATCGTGAACATCTTGATCTTGCGGACCCGCTCCTCCTCGCTCAGGGCGCCGAAGCGCCTTCCGAGCTTCAGCAGCTCCCACAGCTCGCGCGGGTTCTTCGAGGTCGGATCGGGCGGCGTCATCGCCAGGATCGGCTTCACGAAGCGCCCCATCTGCATCATCGCCTGCCCGTAGGAGGGATAGATCTCGGCGTCCCGCCGGCTGAAGCGCTCGATCTCGCGGCGCGTCTGCTCGGGATCGGACCAGCGGCACAGGGAGTTCCCGTCGGGGAGGGGAGTGAAGGCGCACTCCAGCGGGATGATCTGCAATCCGAAGCGCGGCAGATCGAGGTCGCGGATGATCTCGGGGCGCAGCAGGCTCACGACGTAAGAGAAGACCGAGAAGCGGAATCCCGGGTGGATCTCCTCGCTCACCGCCGCGCCGCCGAGGACGTGGCGCCGCTCGACGACCAGGACCTTCCTCCCGGCGCGCGCCAGATAGGCGGCGCAGACGAGCCCGTTGTGGCCGCCTCCCACCACGATCGCGTCGTAGACCTTCGCCATCAGGCCCGCTTCCTTTCGGGGTCGAAGAACGGGCGCTTCACGACCGTCGCGGTCACGGTGCGCCGCTCGTATTCGGCGGTGTGCTCGATCTGGAAGCGCGTGCCGGGCTCGGCGTAGCGCGCCTCGACCGTGGCGAGCGCCAGGTTCTTCTTGAGCATCGGCGACCAGGTGCCGCTCGTGGCGCGCCCGATCTGGCGCCGGCCGTCGTAGACCGGGACAGCGGTCCTCCAGGCGGTGGCGGGAAGGTGCGGAGGCAGCGCATGCTCCTCGTAGAGCCGCTCCAGCTCCTCCCACGAGATCTCCAGCCCGACCATCGCCCACTTCGAGCCGCGCTCCTTCTCGGCCTTCAGCGCCTGCTGTCCCACGAACGGCTCGCGGTCCAGGTCCACCGTCCATCCGAGCCCCACTTCGAAGGCCGAGGACTTCCGCGACTCAATCGGGCAGCGCGTGGCGCTGTGATAATCGACCCCCTGGAGAATGAATCCCGCCTCGACGCGCGTCACGTCGAGGGCGTCGAGCGCCGCCGGCACCAGGCCGTAGGGAGCCCCGGCTTCGAGCAGGGAGTCCCACACCGCCACGGCGTCTTCGGCTCTCATCCAGACCTCGTATCCCAGATCGCCGGTGTAGCCGGTCCGGGAAATCTCGACCGGAATCGCGCCGATGCGGGCGGCCGCGACGCGGAAAAAGCGCAGCGCTCCGACGCCGTCGCCGCCGCAGGCCGCCTTGAGGACGTCGCGCGAGGTGGGCCCCTGGACGGCGAGCGCCGCGGTCGTCTCGGAATGATCCTCGATCGCCACCCGGAAGCCGCGCGAGTGCTCCTGCAGCCAGCGCAGGCTCGGGCTGGCGGAGGTGACGCGGTACGTCCGGTCCGCCAGGCGCGCCGCGGTGCCGTCGTCGATCACCTTCCCCTGGCCATCGCACAGGCAGAAGTAGGAGACTTGTCCCACTTTGATCTTGCGGAGATCGCGCGACGCCACGTGGGCCAGGAAGTCGGCGGCGTCCTCGCCCGTGACGACGTACTTGAACAGCGGCGACACGTCGAGCATCCCGGCGGCGTGCCGGAAGGCGAAGTACTCGCGATCGTGGTTCGTGTCGTAGGAGCAGACGGCGCAATAGCCGGCCCAGTCCTTCCAGCGGTGACTCACGCACAAGGGAGCAGTGCGCGGGTGGAACGGAGTCGGGACGGGCATGACGAGACAGCTCTCCGAAGCGCCGTGACGCGATGATGGCCTGAATTCGATGGGGCTCAGAGGCGCGTCATTATACTGCAGGCGCGCGCGGGCCGGGGCCGCCGTCCAGCTCGACCTGCACCCGGGCGTCGTTGAAGCAGGCTCCGCCTCCCAGATCGGTCAGGGTGTCGGGGGCCAGGGCGTTGGCGGTCGCGCCGTTGAGGGTGTGGCGGCTCCAGAGCCCCTTGGGAAGAAAGACGACCCCCTCGCGAAGGCCGGCGTTGATGCGGGCGTGGCAGCGAACTTCTCCCAGGGCGTTGAACACCCGCACCCTGCCGCCGTCGGAAATCCCGCGGAACCGGGCGTCGGCCGGGCTGATCTCGAGCGGCACGGGGTGCCGGTGCAGCTGCCCGAGGGTCGAGCTGATCGTCCGCGACGTGGCGGGGGAGATCAGGGCGAGCGGGTAATCCCGGGTGGCCGGATCCTCCCGGTAGGCGTAAAGCCCGCCGGGCGCCTCGCGGTCCAGCTCCGCCGGGAAGAGATGCGCCTTGCGGTCCGCGGTGAGCGGGAAGGAATCCTTGAACTGGATCGGCTCCGGCCCCGCCTCGGGCTGCGCCACGCCCTCCCGATCCAGCTCGCGGCGGAAGCGATCTCCCTGAGGATGCGCCGCGAGGATGGCGCGGCTGATCGCCTCGTCCGTCTCCGGATCCCCGGGGCGGCTCACGCCCGTCAGGCGGCAGAGCTCGGCGAACACCTCGTGGTTCGAGCGCGACTCTCCCACCGGCGAGATCACCGCTCCGGCTTCCTGGAGGACCATCGCCCCATAACCGCGGCTCAGCTCCCGGCGCTCCAGGAACGTGGTGGCCGGCAGGATCACATCGGCGTAGCGCGCCGTGTCGGTCATCACCTGATCGAACACGA
It contains:
- a CDS encoding integration host factor subunit alpha, coding for MTKADLAHAIYQRHGALSRREATALVETVLERIRQGLSTGRAVKISGFGSFTVVHRKPRPGRNPRTGESVIIPGRVRPVFRPSRQVLLQLNRDGRPGRVRGVIDGH
- a CDS encoding MerR family transcriptional regulator, with the protein product MATEVPKKLFYKIGEVCSLTDTQPYVLRFWESEFPQLAPKKTRTGQRVYRPRDIEMVLEIKKLLYDEGFTIAGARKKLGMGDGAAPLPEPTEEPAPDTMALLELQEDFRSSLGEILSIMDDTDRRLKKKS
- the surE gene encoding 5'/3'-nucleotidase SurE — its product is MAPHPPFILVTNDDGIGAEGLQALSRELASVGRVAVIAPDREQSASSHALTLHRPLRVKHHAPDVYSVDGTPTDCVNLGILNLLPERPALVVSGINRGMNLGDDITYSGTVAAAFEGTLLGIPSFAVSQQTSREKPVDFAAAARFAATLARRVLDHPIPPGTLLNVNVPAAPPRGVRPTRQGKRTYHQGVVERTDPAGRRYYWLGGIPPQWDDDPHSDFAAIKDGYISLTALHLDLTHYPLLKELEGWHLEAFSER
- a CDS encoding protein-L-isoaspartate(D-aspartate) O-methyltransferase, whose protein sequence is MDFRLRRQKMVARLEKAGIVDPRILQAFLDVPRHLFVEEALQEKAYGTHALPIGHQQTISQPEIAARMTEMLQIRSEDRVLEVGTGSGYQAAILARLASEVLTVERIPALARRAEALLMALKLGNVRVKVCDGSLGLGEGQSFDVILVAAAAPEIPRPLLEHLAPGGRMVIPVGSGSKQNLFRVVRQGDEFLAEDRGPCTFVKLVGRSRWANLPDHPS
- a CDS encoding aromatic ring-hydroxylating dioxygenase subunit alpha, translated to MESDFLAQEMQRFDPEASLEAARTPPASWYTDPRFLELERTTVFRRSWQAVGRIDQLPRAGSYFTGELLGEPFVVVRGSDGALRAFLNVCRHHAAQVCPGEEGCLTELTCPYHGWTYGLDGRLLRAPKLGRSEVFDRDGFGLVPIAVESWGPLVFVHLGQKPASLRQELAELERRLEASAFRELRFAQRKSYDLQCNWKVYVDNYLDGGYHVAHLHRGLAGQLDLKSYRTEIFPRLSIQSCAAPAEAAAGPEGDFPERIGQGALYAWIHPNFMINRYGSIMDTNYVLPLSHDRCRVVFDFFFDETEGAEAQDFIAKSVAASHVVQEEDVGISESVQRGLGSSAYDRGIYAPAFEAPMLHFHRLLARDLRGAGRPS
- a CDS encoding amidohydrolase family protein is translated as MTPRGRRARLIAALGCLVAVAALPPAAVAAELSVDLASARRLFQKNLDAIRHRDRSAYLACYLNGKTLARTGPDGIQLGFAELAREAGKGWPDRFEGLDLQLVPIRPGLVYGTYRYRVRYGAREESGLSERLFVETEKGWKIAVTTAFPAAAGTPPPPRALVGATLVDGTGGSPVADATVILRGGKIDCAGSRARCLVPDGLETLDVSGKWITPGLIDAHVHFAQTGWVDGRPDAIDVRKDYPYEEVEAGLEAHPERFFRAFLCSGVTAVFDVGGYPWSWDLRGRAAADPLAPRVAAAGPLLSTWDFWLNLPGERQFLYLGGEEDARQDVRYLKARDTDAVKVWFIPVESRKFEEMEKVVQAAGEEARRLRVPLIVHATGLREAKAALRAGASLLVHSVGDLPVDEEFLALARKNKVVYCPTLVVVDGYRRLQEAAAAHRRPDVDDPNGCVDPGIVARLAKTADLKAPAPDPAVAERRRARFQTFAEQAPRNLLKVHDAGIAIAMGTDAGNPLTLHGPSVYAEMEAMQAAGLAPMDVIVASTRGGARAMGRSAEIGTLEKGKSADLLVLDADPTQDVMAFRRLRYVVRGGVVRTPEELRPAKPAR
- a CDS encoding NAD(P)/FAD-dependent oxidoreductase, which gives rise to MGYDFIVIGGGHNGLVAAALLAKNGRKLLVVERRDVLGGLGALEEFRPGFRTPGLLHDTASFRPQVAELLQLERHGLVWRDDEVPVYFPQAAGRGLLLYRDPARAEPEIAAFSRRDADRYRAWRGFLGRIRNFLARLQDEPAPKLGAQGLGDLWDLARRGLALRRLSEDEMLDVLRVLPMCVGDYVGEWFETKLLRAGLAGESVAGTWLGPWSAGSAANLLLHEALTGREIRGGAAVLTRALEESCRAHGAEIRTSSPVRRILVEGGKVRGVELEGGERIDALGVLSSCDPKRTFFEMIAPRDLPAEIEEAIRHWRCRGTTAKVNLALSGPLDFAGRPGGVFEAIRTGEELDDLERAFDPVKYGEYPARPILDVRVPSLSEPSLAPSGNHVVSILAHFVPYHVRGGWTEDRKKALADHVVQTLAVYAPTLPERILSGEVLSPADLESRYGLTEGHIHHGEHGLDQMFSLRPAASCSRHLTPLPGLILCGSGTHPGGGITGGPGSLAAAAILASHR
- a CDS encoding NAD(P)/FAD-dependent oxidoreductase; its protein translation is MAKVYDAIVVGGGHNGLVCAAYLARAGRKVLVVERRHVLGGAAVSEEIHPGFRFSVFSYVVSLLRPEIIRDLDLPRFGLQIIPLECAFTPLPDGNSLCRWSDPEQTRREIERFSRRDAEIYPSYGQAMMQMGRFVKPILAMTPPDPTSKNPRELWELLKLGRRFGALSEEERVRKIKMFTMSAVDFLDQWFESDVLKATMSVSGIIGTFLGVRSPGTAYVLLHHYMGEIDGAFRSWGFCKGGTGALSAAIGDAARHLGAEIRTEAPVERVLMNGGSAAGVVLEGGEEIRSKIVISSMDPRRTFLKLVGAEGLDPQFVESIRRYKLRGSSGKVNLALDRLPEFVSRPGIGPHLRGDIAISPSIEYLERAYDEAKYGEYSKRPYLNVVIPSLVDPSVAPPGKHVMSIFVQYAPYHLKEGAAAWPGKREAWGDTVIDTLAEYCPGLKEAILHRQVLTPWDIEQQTGLSEGNIFQGELSLEQLFFLRPAPKWARYRTPVPKLWMCGSAVHPGGGIMGAPGANAARDILSSRSV
- a CDS encoding aminomethyltransferase family protein, which gives rise to MPVPTPFHPRTAPLCVSHRWKDWAGYCAVCSYDTNHDREYFAFRHAAGMLDVSPLFKYVVTGEDAADFLAHVASRDLRKIKVGQVSYFCLCDGQGKVIDDGTAARLADRTYRVTSASPSLRWLQEHSRGFRVAIEDHSETTAALAVQGPTSRDVLKAACGGDGVGALRFFRVAAARIGAIPVEISRTGYTGDLGYEVWMRAEDAVAVWDSLLEAGAPYGLVPAALDALDVTRVEAGFILQGVDYHSATRCPIESRKSSAFEVGLGWTVDLDREPFVGQQALKAEKERGSKWAMVGLEISWEELERLYEEHALPPHLPATAWRTAVPVYDGRRQIGRATSGTWSPMLKKNLALATVEARYAEPGTRFQIEHTAEYERRTVTATVVKRPFFDPERKRA